TTCTTCTTATTATACGATTTAACGGTATCGGTACACCAGTTGAATATGTAACATCCAAACTTTCTTAATAGAAAAAAACCATCTTCCACATTGCATGTGAAAATATGGTTTTTTCGTGTTATTTTATATATTCTGCTACCCGATTGCGTCCTTCTCGTTTCGCCCCAATATACAATGCTCGATCGGCATTTCGAATAAGCGACATTCCTTCATCACTATCCTCTGGAGCTGTTGAAATCCCAATACTCGCAGTAATAGTCACTTCTTGTATTTGAGGTCGATCCGCTAGTCCCATATTAATCGCAAATGGTGTTTCTTCAATTACTTTTCGAAGTCTTTCTGCTAGTTCCAATGTTTTTTGTTTGGACATATTAGGAAGAAGAACGACAAATTCCTCTCCGCCATAGCGTGCAAGAGTGCCTAGCTCTCCTAACTCCCTTTCAAGAAGACGAGAGAAAGCGACTAGTATTTCATTTCCACTTTGATGACCATACGTATCATTGATCATTTTAAAATGGTCAATATCTAACATCATTAATGATAATTGTCGTAGCTTTCCATTTAATAACTTATTCATTTCAAGCTCTAAACAATGATCAAAGTAGCGATAATTATATAGTTTTGTAAGACCGCACCGTTCGCTCTTAGACACTGCATCTTCCACGTACTTCGCTTTTTCTAAGGAAACAGCAAAATAGCTACATAATAGCTGTAAAATCTGAAGTTGATGCGTTTCAAAGGCAAATTTCTTCGTCGAGGCTAACAAGAAAACTCCTTCGATTCGTTGGTTACGGCTTATGGGAACAGCCATAATGCTTTCCACATTATCTGGTAAATACGTAAGTGGAATATGATTCCATTCTGAACGTGTGTGATACAAGTAAGATTTGTCTTTTTTCCAGACCCTTCCTGGTATCGAATTGACTAAATCCTTTGATGAAACAATAGGTTTTGCTTCTTGACCATTTACGTAAGCGAACATCACGTACATTTCATCTGATTTTCTTCTAATATCCACTATATACGAGAACTCGGTGGGAAATAATTCGTTCACGCGTTGTAAGAAAATATTAAAGATCTCATCCACAGTATGTTTACCTGCGAGTTGTTGACCAATTTCACTTGCGACATTTAAATCGTCATTAATCTTCTCAGAGCTGTTATACATCCGTACTACTAGTGATATCATCACAAATGGAATACCAAGAAGTAAGAATCCAATGACTCCTACATGCAGATTTAGTAAATAAAGCATAATTCCAAATGGAAGAGTGATGACCATTCCTGCGTAATCCCATAAAGTATCGATACTCATAAATTTGGCATCTGGATCTTTAAAATATTTTAAATAACCAAATAAAAATAAATGGTTGGCAAACATATTCACAAGTTGGAATATAACGGAGTACAACAAAATACTTCCAATTTGGGCATTTTCTCGATCAAATCCAAGGGAATAGACTGCTAAACCACTGACAACCGAAACGGAAAAGAACATAAGTGAGTTGAAAAACATCCGATAAAATTCATCTTTTGAAAATAATTTCAAATAAAAGAATAAGGGAATAATCGCAATCTGCATGACAATCATTTCAACTAGAATTCCATATTGCAAAAAGACCGCTAAGTTGACCCACTGAATCAACATAATAGTTGTTCCTGCAACTTTAAATGGAAGAATAGATGCAAGTAAAGCCAATGCTACATATGCGAGTAAGATGCCCCAGTTCACTTCATCTGGACGGTCGAACTGAAAAAGAGAATACGTGGAAATCGGCACTATTGCTATCCACATAATGATAAAACCGATCCGTTGACCCCAAGTCACTTCCATAGTCTCTCTCCTTAGTTCAAAATGTTTACAATATTTTCACTTTATCAGAATAAAAATGATTTGTCATTCAGTTTTTTCCGATTTTTTGAACAATCGAATGGTTTCTTGATAAATCTCTGCCAGTAAATAAAGAGATCCTACAACAATAGTCACATTTTCTTCTTGAAGCGATAGTGTCATCGCCTCAAAAGGGTTGTGGATGACTTGTTTGTATGTAGCATGTGAGAGCTCGGCTAATTCTTCTGGTTTTCTTGAACGTTCCTCTTGGAATGAAACAAAAGTGAATGTTGTACTGACTGTTTCTAAAGACCGTAACATGGCAGAAGCATCTTTTCCTTGAATCATTCCGACAATAAAATGCACGTTGTTTTCTAGTCCCAGTTCTTGAATCGTCTCCACTAATTTTTCGATACTTGCAGGGTTATGTGCGCCGTCTAAATAAAGGCGATCATTGACTTTTTCAAACCGAAGAGGCATATGTATGGTGGCTAATACCTGTTCTGCTACTTCCTGTTGGAAAGAAAATCCTAACGAAGTAGATAGGAGTTGTACAGCAAATAAGGCTAATGCTGCGTTCTGACGCTGGTGCTTACCGTTAAGCGACAAAGCCCCATGATAAGGAGGTACTTCATTCCCAAAAACAAATAGATCTGACTGATTCTCACGCGCGTAGTCACGAACAACTTTCATGGCATCCTTTTGAAGTGGCCCGCAAATAACAGGACGGTTTGACTTAATGATGCCTGCTTTATGTGTCGCGATTTCCGACAAAGTTGTGCCTAAAAAACGTTCGTGATCCTTTGCGATGCTAGTAATGACACTGACGAGCGGTGTGACAACATTCGTACTATCTTCCAATCCTCCCATTCCAGTTTCAATGACTGCTACCTCAATATTCGCATGTCGAAAAGTAAGGAACGCAACACACGTCAGTAATTCAAAATCTGTCAGCTTCCCGCTAAGATTTGTCCTAGATATTTCTTCGAAGGCTTCATTTAGTTCTTTTTCGGTAACATCGTTTAATCCTACTTGAATCTGATCATGGACATCCACGAAACTTGGAGAAAAAAATGCCCCTACGCGTTTCCCATGAGCAAGTAAAAGTTGCTGGATCATTTTCACGGTTGACCCTTTTCCGTTCGTTCCTGCCACATGAATCACTTTAATAGCACGTTCAGGATGACCAAGCACTTTCATCGCCTCCTGCATGGAAGTCAAGCCTGGCTTGATCTCTGGACTACTTTGAATTTGCCACTGTTCTTTATAAAGATTAAATTTTGGTATCACTATCCACACCGCTTTCTTTTCGTGCTACTATCACAATATGGTGTAATTATACACTTAATCAGGAGGGCGAACGATGCGTACGTGTTGGATAATTTACAATGGCAGTTTACAATCAGAAAAGTTTATTGATCAAGCCCATTTAGTGGGAGAAGCGGCTACGAAAGTTGGCATTCAACCTATCTTTTTACGAAATTATGAAGTTCAAATGGATCTTCAGGGGACGATTAGTTCTCCTCCTGACTTTGTCATCATGTTAGACAAAGATATATTACTCGCAAATTATTTAAAATTAGCAGGAATACCTGTATTTAATGATCCGGATGTTATTGAACGCTGTGACAATAAAGCTAAGCAGTATTTAACACTTGCAGCTCATCACATTCCAATGCCAAAGACAATTCTTGCTCCGAAAGTGTACCCCGATTTCACCATTGAGGAGTCTGGCTATTACGACACGATATTACATGATTTAGGTCTCCCGATGATTATTAAAGAAGGAAAAGGATCGTTTGGGATGAAAGTATATTTAATCGAAACGAAAGAGCAATTTATGGAAAAAGTTCGAGCACTCCGTGGAATCGATTATGTATTTCAGGAGTTTATCGCTTCAAGTCGTGGCAGGGATATTCGAGTGAATGTCGTGGGAAATGAAGTTGTTGCCGCGATGTATCGCTATTCTGAAACTGATTTCCGTGCAAATATTACAAACGGTGGAAAAGCACTTCGCATTGAGTTAACCGAAAACCAACAAGAAACGGCGATTGCTGCTGCAAAAGCTGTTGAAGCGGAATTTGCCGGTGTAGATTTATTATTTGGTGAAAATGAAGAACCCATTGTATGTGAAGTCAACGCCGCAGCGCATATTCGGAACATATACACTGTCACTGGGATTAATGTTGCCGATTCTATGATTGCTTACATTCAAAGAAAATTAGCAGCGGTTCAATCATGAAGGCTGCATTAGTATATGAAGAAACAGAAGCGATTCGGAATCAAGATTTTATCAATCGTCTCATTGGAGAAGCTTCTAAACACTCCATATCTATGTCACTAATTCGAGATGGTAAAGATGAGATTCCAGAAGATGTCGATTTTGTTTTTTTTCGAATGAGAAACCCGAAACGATCTCAAGAACTTGAAGCGAAAGGATATTACTTGGTGAATCGTTCTCAAGTAAATGTCCTCGCAAATGACAAATGGAAATCGTACCAACTTGCATTGTTGCAAAACATACCAGTTGTTCCGACGCTTCTCTGGAAAGAAAATACAACTCTTTCCTTTCCGTGTGTTGTAAAAAGCAGGTATGGCTATGGTGGTTCAGATGTATTTTTACTGCAATCGTCCGAGGATTATCAACATCTAAATATTCCTTTTTCCTTTGAAGAAGCTATTGTTCAGCCTTACATCGAAACAAACGCAACCGATATTCGTGTATTTATGATTGGCGAAGAGGTTCAAGGTGCTGTTAAACGACAAGGAAAGGACTCCTTTAAATCCAATTACTTACTGGGTGGTTCGGTGGAAACCTTTAGTTTAGCATCATGGCAAATTGATCACGTAACAACATTAGCGAAAGCCATTAAAAGTGATTATGTCGGATTTGACTTCTTGCTGCTCGAGGATGGAACGTGGTTATTTAATGAAATGGAAGATCCGGTGGGTGCGAGATCGTATTACGCAACAACGGGTATAGATATTGCTGTTCCGATAATGGAACATATTTATACAAAACTAAGTAAGTAAGCGATGCGACCAATTTCGATTGGTCGTTTTTTTATAAAGAATCGATCTTCTTGCCCCGAGAATCGATCGCCTCAACCAGAGAATCGATCGGCCCCCCTTTTCCTACCTCCAAACATAAAGAAACTCCCCATCCGAAGTGGATTGAGAGTTTCTCATCGCTATGCTAAGTTTTTCAATTCGTCAATTCGTTTTTGGACTGCTTCGAATTTTTCAAGGTAGTCTTTTTCTTTCGCACGCTCTTCCGCGACAACTGCTTCTGGTGCTTTTGAAACGAAACGTTCATTTGAAAGTTTACCTTGTACAAGTTTTACTTCTTTTGCCCATTTTTCCAGCTCTTTTTCTAGACGTGCTGTTTCACTTACTACGTCAATTAATCCTACTAATGGCAAGTAGATTTCTACTCCTGTAACGACGGATGACATTGCCTGCTCTGGAGCTTGCAAGTCTTTACCAATCACAAGAGGTTCTGGATTACAGAATTTTTCTAGATAAATCGCATTTTCCTGTAAGATTGATTCTGTTTGATCGTCTTTTGCAGAAAGGTACAGCGGAACTTTCTTGCTCATTGGTGTTTGAACTTCTGCACGAATTGTCCGTACTGCACGAATAATTTCAGATAATACTTTCATATCTGCTGCTTTTTCTGGATTCGATAAAGCTGGATCTGCTACTGGCCACGGGGCAACTGTAATAGACTCACCTTGATGCGGAAGCTTTTGCCAAATCTCTTCTGTAATGAAAGGCATGAATGGATGCAATAAGCGCATTGTTTGATCTAAAACATATGCTAATACAGAGCGTGTCATTTGTTTCGCTTGTTCATTTTCACCATAGAGTGGTAATTTAGACATTTCAATATACCAATCACAGAAATCATCCCAAATGAAATTATAAAGTGTACGACCAACTTCTCCGAATTCATATTTATCGGATAGTTTTGTCACTTGCTCGATTGTTTCATTCAAACGAGTCAAAATCCATTCATCAGCTACAGATTTTTCGCCTTGTAATGAAATATCTTCATAGCTCATGCCTTCAATATTCATTAAAACAAATCGGGAAGCATTCCAAATTTTGTTTGCGAAATTCCAAACAGATTCCACTTTTTCTATGGAGAAGCGCAAATCTTGTCCTGGTGAAGAGCCGGTAGATAAGAAATAACGTAGGGAATCCGCTCCGTATTGATCGATAACATCCATTGGATCGACACCATTTCCGAGCGACTTAGACATCTTACGTCCATCCTCTGCACGTACAAGTCCGTGAATGAGAACATCGTCAAAAGGACGTTTCTGTGTAAATTCAAGTCCTTGGAAAATCATGCGTGATACCCAGAAGAATATAATATCGTATCCTGTTACTAAAACATCCGTTGGGTAGTAACGTTTAAACTCTTCACTCAACTCATCTGGCCAACCCATAGTGGAAAATGGCCATAGTGCAGAAGAAAACCACGTATCTAACACATCTTCGTCTTGCTTCCAGTTTTCACTATCTTTTGGCGCATCGCTTCCAACATAAATTTCACCAGTCTCTTTATGGTACCAAGCTGGAATTCGATGGCCCCACCATAATTGACGAGAAATACACCAATCACGAATATTTTCCATCCAACGTAAATACGTATTCTCAAAACGATTTGGTACAAAGTTTACTTTTTCAGCACCAGCTTGTAGTTTAATTGCTTCATCTGCGAGTGGTTGCATTTTAACAAACCATTGTGTAGATAAATATGGTTCGACTACTGCACCACTGCGTTCTGAATGTCCAACCGAATGTAAGTGTTCTTCGATTTTGAATAAAACACCCATGTCTTGTAAATCGCTTACGATTTGTTTACGACACTCAAAACGGTCCATTCCTTCGTACTTACCTGCACGTTCATTCATTGTACCGTCTTCATTCATTACTAAAACACGTTCTAAATTGTGACGATTCCCAATTTCAAAATCATTCGGATCGTGAGCAGGGGTAATTTTCACTGCACCGCTTCCAAATTCCATATCTACGTAGTCATCTGCGATAATTGGAATTTCTCGTCCAGTTATCGGCAGTTTTACCGTTTTTCCAATTAAGTGTTGATAGCGCTCATCTTCTGGGTGTACCGCTACAGCAGTATCTCCGAGCATGGTTTCAGGTCGAGTTGTGGCGATTTCGATTGAATCCGTGCCATCTGCTAGTGGATATCGCATATGATAAAATGCACCCTGTACGTCTTGATAAATAACTTCGATATCAGATATCGCGGTTTTTGTTGCTGGATCCCAGTTAATGATATATTCTCCGCGATAGATGAGTCCTTTTTCATACAATTTCACGAAAACTTCTTGTACAGCTGTTGAGAGCCCTTCATCTAGCGTAAATCGTTCACGTGAATAGTCTAGACCTAGTCCTAATTTAGACCATTGTGCACGAATGTGAGAAGCATACTCTTCTTTCCATTTCCACGTTTCTTCTAAAAAGTTCTCCCGGCCAAGATCATAACGAGTTGTACCAGTTGCACGTAGTTTTTCTTCTACTTTAGCTTGTGTCGCAATCCCGGCGTGGTCCATCCCAGGAAGCCACAAAGCATCATACCCTTGCATCCGCTTCATTCGTACTAAAATATCTTGAAGAGTTGTATCCCATGCATGGCCTAAATGTAGTTTCCCTGTTACGTTCGGTGGTGGAATGACAATTGTAAAAGGTTCTTTATCGCTAGTAGGATCCGCTTCGAAAAATTTTCCTTTTAACCACCACTCATAACGACCTTGTTCAATTGCTTTAGGATCGTATTTGGTTGCTAAGTTTGTTTCTTCTGACATGGTTGTTCCTCCTCTGTCTTATCACTCATTTTTTTGGAAAACAAAAACTCCCTCGCCTTATGTTACATAAGGACGAAGGAGTTCGATTCGCGGTACCACCTTAATTCGCAGCTTTAATAAGCTACGCACTTCATAGAAATAACGGCTTTCCACCGGTTTTTGCTACTATATTCACAAAAACAGCTCCCGGGTGACATTCAATGATGTTTCAGTAGGGATTCACACCATTCTCCCCTCTCTTTAACTGAACACAAAATTTACTATCCCGATCAAAGCAATTTCGATATGTCATTCTGTTGATTGAAATTATTGTACCCGAAGTATTCCTGCTTCGTCAAGTAAAGGAAAGGAGTTGATCTTATGCGAAGATATAATCCTCATCTGCTGCCTCCATGGTTACGAAAATGTCGCTTTTATTGTAAAGATATTTGTGTACCAATCTTTTGTTTTCAATTTATACGGGTAATTTTTATTCCAACGACATTAGACGTATTTCTGCTTATTATTCTGTTGTTTCTTGTTTTCGCTTTTCACCACGATATGTTGTGAGAAAACTTTTGGAATATGATTCTTTTAATCGATGAAATGGTAAGTCCTTTTTACTAACTCTCGGATAGTCGCAATGGACAACTGCACCGATTTCTACTAGAGCGTTCTCCTTTACACTTACAACCGGATCTTCTATTCGTAACGCTGGTGCTTGTTCCGAGGGTGGGCATTCAACATATAAAGGGATTGCGTACTCAAAATAACCCACTCCATTTTTAATAAAGTCAATATCCTCAATTACGATGCCAGCTTCCCTCTCGGATGGTTCTTGTGCTTCCCGAATGTTAATTTCACAAGATAAATGATAAATTCCTTTCGCTTTCCATGCATCCTCACTTTTTTCCCAACTCGTAACGGGTACAATGCGACATGAGACAACTTCCGTTATTTCACCAATTTCTGGTACTAAACAACACGTTTCTTTTAATTCAAAAGAATAATTCAACAAAACCCCTCCTCTCATCAAATGTATGAGAAGAAGGGTTTTTTCATGTTTATTTCGCTAGTTTTTCAAAAACTTTTTCAAATGCTTGGACTGTTTTTTCAATATCTCCCTCTGTATGTGCAGTGGACAAAAACATTCCTTCAAATTGAGATGGAGGTAAATATACTCCCTCTTCTGCCATTAAACGATAGACATCCGCAAAAAGTGTTAGATCCGCCGTTTTTGCTTGATCGTAATTGGTTACTTTTTCATTCGTGAAGAAGAACCCAATCATTGAACCGGCACGATTTACACGATGAGGAATGTTATACGTAATCGCAGCTTTTTTGAAACCTTCTTCTAATAAATCTGCTAAATGATGAAAATGATCATAACTTTCCGGTGTTAACTTGGACAACGTAGCTAATCCTGCTGCCATCGCTAGAGGATTTCCTGATAATGTTCCCGCTTGATAAATGGGTCCACTTGGAGCAATCTGTGACATAATTTCTTTCTTCCCACCATATGCACCAACAGGAAGGCCACCGCCGATTACTTTCCCAAGACACGTCATATCCGGTTTCACATTATAGTATCCTTGGGCACAGTTGTATCCCACACGGAATCCAGTCATCACTTCATCAAAGATCAGAACGCTTCCGTACTGAGTTGTAACTGCACGAAGGTGTTCAAGGAATCCTTTATTCGGTGGAACAACTCCCATGTTACCTGCTACTGGCTCGACGATTACTGCAGCAATATCATCCCCAAAGCGCTCAAATACTGCAGTGATTGCAGCATCATCATTATAAGGAACAGTGATGGTATTTTGAGCAATCGATTCAGGAACCCCTGGGCTATCTGGTAATCCAAGTGTTGCAACTCCTGACCCTGCTTTGATTAATAAACTATCACCATGTCCATGGTAACAACCTTCGAATTTCACAATTTTGTTTCGACCAGTGTATCCACGAGCTGCACGCAGTGCACTCATCGTAGCTTCTGTACCGGAAGAAACCATTCGAATCATTTCCATAGATGGAACTCGCTCTTGTACAAGCTTAGCCAATTCTGTTTCAATTAACGTTGGTGCACCAAAACTAGTACCGCTAACTGCCGTCTCTTGAATTGCTTTTACTACATCCTCATCTGCATGCCCTAAAATAAGTGGTCCCCATGACAGGACATAGTCAATGTATTCATTCCCATCGATATCTATCATCTTTGAGCCTTTACCTGATTGAATGAATATTGGGTCCATATTAACCGATTTAAATGCACGTACTGGGCTATTAACGCCACCAGGCATATATTCTTTTGCTTCTTTAAAGGCAGCTATCGATTTGCTATAATCTCGGGTCATTTTGCTCCTCCTAACCATTTCGCAGCATCTTTCGCATGATACGTCATAATTAAGTCTGCTCCAGCTCGTTTCATACTAGTTAATGTTTCTAACACAATCCGTTCTTCGTCAATCCATCCGTTCGCTGCTGCTGCTTTGATCATGGCATATTCTCCACTCACATTATAGGCAACAAGAGGTAACACAAAATTGTTTTTCACATCACGTACAATATCCAAGTAAGAAAGTGCTGGTTTTACAATTAAGAAATCCGCGCCCTCTTCGACATCAGAAGCAGCTTCTCTCATTGCTTCTAAGCGATTTGCTGGATCCATTTGATACGTTTTACGGTCCCCAAATTGAGGTGTGCTATTCGCAGCATCGCGAAACGGACCATAATAGGCACTCGCATATTTCACCGCGTAAGACATAATAGGAATATGTTCATACCCAGCCTCGTCTAAACCGTAACGTATTGCTGCAACAAAACCATCCATCATATTGGAAGGTGCAATTATATCAGCACCTGCTTTTGCTTGTGCTACCGCAGTTCGTGCTAATAAATCAAGCGTAGGGTCATTTAACACTTTTCCATTTTCAATTACACCACAATGACCATGGTCGGTATATTCACATAAACATGTGTCTGCAATAACCATTAAATCTGGATGACGATCTTTCGCAAATCGAATTGCTTCTTGGACAATTCCATGATCATGGAATGCTTGTGATCCAATTGCGTCTTTCTCGTGTGGAATACCAAATAAAATCACAGAAGGAATGCCAAGTCGAACTACCTCGTCTAATTCTTCTCCTAGATGGTCTAATGAAAATTGGAATACTCCTGGCATGGAAGCAATGGGGTTTTTGATGTTATCGCCTTCTGCAACAAAAATTGGATAAATGAAATCATCCACGTGTAAACTTGTTTCTTTTACCATTCGACGCAACGTTTCAGTATGTCGTAATCTTCTATGTCTTGAGAATTGTAAATTCATCATTCATCCTACTTTCTATATACGATTTCCTGCAGAATATTCTCCCACGTAAATTTTTCAGGTTGATACGTTACGTGATAGCCGATTTCACGTAACGCTTTTGTCGTGACATTTCCAATGGAAGCCAATTCAATGGTTGAATCGATTGGTAATACCTTCTGAAGCTGACGGGCAGCTGAAGGACTACCCAAAACGACTATAATCGCAGATGATTTGTTTTCTGCTATGGTTGTACGGAATTTTTTTAATTCCGCAGGATTGCTTGTCGTGTTGTATATCTCCCACTCATCCACCTCGGACGGTAATTTTGTAGGAATAAGATCACTCGCCAAATTTCCTTTTACGAAAAGGACTCGTTTCGTCGTATATGGAAATTCTTCTACGAAAGTCGTCGCGTTATAGGTGGATGGCATAAAAGAAATAGTATATCCAAGTGTTTCTAATTTCGTTTTCGTTTTTTCTCCGACAACTGCGATTTTTGCATGAACAGGTCTGTTAGCTACAATTGCATGAAAGATGCGAACGGCATGTCCACTTGTGAAAATAATCCACTCATACTCCTTCCAATGTTCATTCACAAAATCAGGTACCGCATGTGAAGTTGGAGAAATTTGAATCAGAGGGTGACGCACGGTACGCGCACCAAGATCGGATGCTTTCTGTATCACTGTTTGAGGAACCGATGTTCCCGTAAAAATAATCAAGTGATTTGCAAGCGGGAAGGAATTAGACATTTAAATCTGCCTTTACTTGCTGGATTAGATCATATGCACCTTCTGCAGAAATTTTCGCAGCAATTTCTTTTCCAAGTTCTACCGGATTTTCTCCCTTCGTAGATTCCTTGTAGAAGACGTCACCTTCAGGTGAAGCAACTAATCCCGTAAAGGTAATTTCATTGCCATCGGTTGTCGCAAATCCTGCGATTGGTACTTGACAGCCGCCATCCATTTTGTGTAAAAAAGAACGTTCTGCTTGTACAGCTTTCCATGTCGCTTCATCTGTTAATTTTGCAAGTGATGCTAATAGCTCTACATCATCTTCGCGACATTCAATCGCTAAAGCACCTTGACCTACTGCTGGCAAACAAATATCCGTAGATAAGTACTCAGTTACCACGTCTTGACTCCAACCTAAGCGATTTAAACCAGCTGCTGCTAAAATAATCGCATCAAAATTTTCGTTTTTTAACTTATTTAGTCGAGTATCCACATTTCCCCGAATCCATTGAATTTCCAAATCCGGTCTAACTTGAAGCAACTGTGCACTTCGACGTAATGAACTTGTCCCAACTACTGCACCTTTAGGCAAATCCATTAGTTTCACATGATTGTTCGCTATGTAAGCATCGCGAGCATCTTCGCGTGGAGGAACACATCCTATGACAAGACCATCTGGTAATTCAGAAGGCATATCTTTCATGCTATGCACAGCAAAATCTATTTCTTTCGAATAGAGAGCTTGCTCAATTTCTTTCACAAATAGCCCTTTACCTCCTACTTTTGATAGTTGTACATCAACAATCTGATCACCTTTTGTCACAATTTCTTTAATATCAAATTCAAAAGGAGCTCCAGATTTCTTCATTTCTTCTATAAACCACTTTGTTTGGGTTAATGCTAATTTACTTCTACGTGATCCAACAATAATTTTACGCAATGTGAACATCCTTTCTATAACCAAAAATGAAACTCAGACAGACGACTTCCTAAGAAAAAGTTTAATAGAACAACTAAAAATGCATAAATATGTGCCCATGCATATTGTGTCCCTAGTAACGCATTTTTATGGTGCCGATATAATATAACACTATAAAAAATGAGCAGAATAAATGATCCGACAATTTTCATATCAAACAACGAAAAGGAATCAAGTGATAAATAAGCCCATTGCATACCTAATATGAGACTAAGTAATAACGATGGAATACCAATTATCATCGAAATGGTCATTCCTTTTTCCGTTTGATCTAGCGACGGCAAATTTCTCCATTGAATAGTCCATTTTTTCTTTTTTAATAATCGATATAAAAGTTGATACAACACGGAAAAAACAAACGATAATGAAAATGCGACATAGGAAATGATCGCAAACGTCACATGGATGAATAATAGCTCCGAAACTAAATTTTCACCGACTGGTGAGCGCTCGAGTTGAACTGGTGCAAACGTATGAATCATCATCATGACAAAACCAATAATATTTAACGAAAAAACGAGAATTTTCACCTTATACGTTAAATGTAACACAAGCGATAAGGTGATCAATAACCAAGCGTAAAAGTAAATCCCCTCAAAGAGTGTCAAGATGGGAAATCGATTGGTCTCCATCATATATAAAACGAGAAAGATAGACTGTAATACCCATACAATGGATACTAGGTAAAATCCATATTTCTCTGCACGCTTATTTTGATAGAAGAAATCGAGAAAGTATAAAACGAGGCTGATTGCGTATAGAACGACCATACCTTCATGCAATCTTGCCATGGTGATGTCTGTCACTTAGATTCCTCCTTCCACATAAAAAAGGCGTTTCGCAATGACAGTGTATCCTGCTTTTACGAAAACGCCTCCTTTGTTGTATCTTTTCAATCGTCCCTTGTTCATTCATTTTAATGGGTATAAATTAATAAATCCACTCTGCACTTTTTTGAGCCGTTGTTTCATCAGCCTTTTGAGCTTGGCGAACCTTTTCCAGCTCTTGTTGCCGTTTCTTTTCTACTTGAACTTCCTCTTCTATCCCAAAAATTTGTTGGAATAAAGCCAGTTGTTCATTAGCTTGCGAACTATTTGC
The Paenisporosarcina cavernae genome window above contains:
- a CDS encoding sensor domain-containing diguanylate cyclase gives rise to the protein MEVTWGQRIGFIIMWIAIVPISTYSLFQFDRPDEVNWGILLAYVALALLASILPFKVAGTTIMLIQWVNLAVFLQYGILVEMIVMQIAIIPLFFYLKLFSKDEFYRMFFNSLMFFSVSVVSGLAVYSLGFDRENAQIGSILLYSVIFQLVNMFANHLFLFGYLKYFKDPDAKFMSIDTLWDYAGMVITLPFGIMLYLLNLHVGVIGFLLLGIPFVMISLVVRMYNSSEKINDDLNVASEIGQQLAGKHTVDEIFNIFLQRVNELFPTEFSYIVDIRRKSDEMYVMFAYVNGQEAKPIVSSKDLVNSIPGRVWKKDKSYLYHTRSEWNHIPLTYLPDNVESIMAVPISRNQRIEGVFLLASTKKFAFETHQLQILQLLCSYFAVSLEKAKYVEDAVSKSERCGLTKLYNYRYFDHCLELEMNKLLNGKLRQLSLMMLDIDHFKMINDTYGHQSGNEILVAFSRLLERELGELGTLARYGGEEFVVLLPNMSKQKTLELAERLRKVIEETPFAINMGLADRPQIQEVTITASIGISTAPEDSDEGMSLIRNADRALYIGAKREGRNRVAEYIK
- a CDS encoding bifunctional folylpolyglutamate synthase/dihydrofolate synthase, with protein sequence MIPKFNLYKEQWQIQSSPEIKPGLTSMQEAMKVLGHPERAIKVIHVAGTNGKGSTVKMIQQLLLAHGKRVGAFFSPSFVDVHDQIQVGLNDVTEKELNEAFEEISRTNLSGKLTDFELLTCVAFLTFRHANIEVAVIETGMGGLEDSTNVVTPLVSVITSIAKDHERFLGTTLSEIATHKAGIIKSNRPVICGPLQKDAMKVVRDYARENQSDLFVFGNEVPPYHGALSLNGKHQRQNAALALFAVQLLSTSLGFSFQQEVAEQVLATIHMPLRFEKVNDRLYLDGAHNPASIEKLVETIQELGLENNVHFIVGMIQGKDASAMLRSLETVSTTFTFVSFQEERSRKPEELAELSHATYKQVIHNPFEAMTLSLQEENVTIVVGSLYLLAEIYQETIRLFKKSEKTE
- a CDS encoding ATP-grasp domain-containing protein; its protein translation is MRTCWIIYNGSLQSEKFIDQAHLVGEAATKVGIQPIFLRNYEVQMDLQGTISSPPDFVIMLDKDILLANYLKLAGIPVFNDPDVIERCDNKAKQYLTLAAHHIPMPKTILAPKVYPDFTIEESGYYDTILHDLGLPMIIKEGKGSFGMKVYLIETKEQFMEKVRALRGIDYVFQEFIASSRGRDIRVNVVGNEVVAAMYRYSETDFRANITNGGKALRIELTENQQETAIAAAKAVEAEFAGVDLLFGENEEPIVCEVNAAAHIRNIYTVTGINVADSMIAYIQRKLAAVQS
- a CDS encoding ATP-grasp domain-containing protein; protein product: MKAALVYEETEAIRNQDFINRLIGEASKHSISMSLIRDGKDEIPEDVDFVFFRMRNPKRSQELEAKGYYLVNRSQVNVLANDKWKSYQLALLQNIPVVPTLLWKENTTLSFPCVVKSRYGYGGSDVFLLQSSEDYQHLNIPFSFEEAIVQPYIETNATDIRVFMIGEEVQGAVKRQGKDSFKSNYLLGGSVETFSLASWQIDHVTTLAKAIKSDYVGFDFLLLEDGTWLFNEMEDPVGARSYYATTGIDIAVPIMEHIYTKLSK